One part of the Anguilla anguilla isolate fAngAng1 chromosome 11, fAngAng1.pri, whole genome shotgun sequence genome encodes these proteins:
- the pan2 gene encoding PAN2-PAN3 deadenylation complex catalytic subunit PAN2 isoform X2 produces MMNYEGLDPGMGDFSPSLHGTMEPGLEPPLDPRLDPGLLQGVELDPEGLAVSVPDSVHLLEGMFSELHSAVAEVGIPVTAAHFDLQEELLWMGNHRGHASSFFGSTMGRYSSFQVHATDDIRNIQSLETGVLFLSKNNLKCLTRGGLIMFDYPMEEGADQHSLLLTDNNTVLMGGLQNYVSEIDLNTVQETQKFTVEVPGVAIMRQSNRFFFCGHTSGKVSLRDLRSFKPEQEFDAFSGSLSDFDVHGNLLAACGFSSRGLNGLACDRFLMVFDLRMMRAVTPLQVHVDPLFLRFIPTYTSRLAIISQTGQCQFCEPTGLANLADVFHVNTVGQLLMSFDVSSSKQALAFGDSGGCVHLWSDAPEVSFNGYSRETDFALPCLVDSLPHLDWSHDLLPLSLIPMPLTSADPLLSDWASALATPSPRRAPPVDPEILRTMKTVGFIGYAPNPRTRPRNQVPYKTKEVELEYDSYNQVPESPIGRDEEPHLYMVPKKYRKVTIKYSKLGLEDFDFKHYNRTLFAGLEPHIPNAYCNCMIQVLYFLEPIRCLVQNHLCQKEFCLACELGFLFHMLDLSRGDPCQASNFLRAFRTIPEASALGLILADSDEQTGKARLGRLIQSWNRFILTQLHQETQEQEGPQAYRGVSNSVLGSSGESAIGRLFGCEVENSSLCRCGKETVRSSLSLLFTMHYPEQSSLDKSIKEYDFVEILKRSICLEQSTQAWCDNCEKYQPTVQTRNIRCLPDVFVINCEVNSVKEVEFWKAQAEYAFSRAVKKEEMEPPKPREPIPTEWCVEEDLGSAEGLTFDTRAEDLRHVWIPLSLKMSISKSQGLEISCWGQTEELSAAEEAEGTAIYDLVVTVSHVLDARTGGSLVAHIKVGETYHQRKEGVTHQQWYLFNDFLIEPIDKAESAQFDVSWKVPAILYYAKRNYHSKYDLRIKNPIEASVLLAEASLARKQRKTHATFIPLMVSEMPQAGELVGLDAEFVTLNQEEAELRSDGTKSTIKPSQMSVARITCVRGQGPNEGVPFIDDYISTQEQVVDYLTQYSGIKPGDLDAKISSKHLTTLKSTYLKLRFLIDTGVRFVGHGLQKDFRVINLLVLKDQVIDTVYLFHMPRKRMISLRFLAWYFLDLKIQSETHDSIEDARTALQLYRKYLELSRGGGTDEVRKVLKALYEKGRKLDWKVPDCDGGEGQGSPKSTTFLKRPCV; encoded by the exons ATGATGAACTATGAGGGGCTGGACCCAGGGATGGGCGACTTCTCACCCTCCCTTCACGGCACAATGGAGCCCGGACTGGAGCCTCCTCTGGACCCGCGGCTCGACCCAGGGCTGCTGCAGGGAGTCGAGCTCGACCCCGAGGGGTTGGCTGTGTCCGTGCCCGATTCTGTGCACCTGTTGGAGGGCATGTTCTCCGAGCTGCACAGCGCTGTCGCCGAGGTGGGCATACCAGTCACCGCAGCTCACTTCGACCTGCAGGAAGAGCTGCTATGGATGGGGAACCACCGG GGCCACGCGAGCTCCTTCTTCGGCTCCACTATGGGCCGCTACTCCTCCTTTCAGGTCCACGCTACGGATGACATCCGGAACATACAGAGCCTGGAGACGGGCGTCCTCTTCCTGTCCAAGAACAACCTCAAGTGCCTGACTCGTGGCGGCCTAATTATGTTCGACTACCC GATGGAGGAGGGAGCAGACCAGCACAGTCTGCTGTTGACTGACAACAACACAGTGCTAATGGGTGGGCTGCAGAACTACGTCTCTGAGATCGACCTCAATACCGTGCAGGAGACACAGAAG TTCACAGTGGAGGTCCCTGGAGTGGCAATCATGCGCCAGTCCAACcgtttcttcttctgtggtcaCACGTCTGGGaag GTGTCACTGCGTGACCTGCGGAGCTTCAAGCCGGAGCAGGAGTTCGATGCCTTTTCGGGAAGCCTGTCGGACTTCGACGTGCACGGGAACCTGCTGGCGGCGTGCGGGTTCTCCAGCCGCGGGCTGAACGGGCTGGCCTGCGACCGCTTCCTCATGGTGTTCGACCTGCGCATGATGCGGGCCGTCACCCCGCTGCAGGTGCACGTGGACCCCCTCTTCCTGCGCTTCATCCCCACCTACACGTCCCGCCTGGCCATCATCTCGCAGACAG GGCAGTGCCAGTTCTGTGAGCCCACGGGCCTGGCCAACCTGGCCGACGTCTTCCACGTGAACACGGTGGGCCAGCTGCTGATGAGCTTCGACGTGTCGTCCAGCAAGCAGGCGCTGGCGTTCGGCGACTCCGGCGGCTGCGTGCACCTGTGGTCGGACGCGCCCGAGGTCTCCTTCAACGGCTACTCGCGCGAGACGGACTTTGCCCTGCCCTGCCTGGTGGACTCCCTGCCCCACCTGGACTGGAGCCACGACctgctgcccctctccctcatcCCCATGCCCCTGACCAGCGCCGATCCCCTGCTGTCCGACTGGGCCAGCGCCCTGGCCACGCCCAGCCCCAG GAGAGCGCCCCCTGTGGACCCGGAGATCCTGCGCACCATGAAGACAGTGGGGTTCATTGGGTACGCCCCCAACCCCCGTACCCGGCCCCGAAACCAG GTCCCTTACAAGACCAAAGAGGTGGAGCTGGAGTACGACAGTTACAACCAGGTTCCGGAGTCTCCCATCGGCCGAGACGAGGAGCCACATCTCTATATGGTGCCCAAGAAGTACAGGAAG GTCACCATCAAGTACTCCAAACTGGGCTTGGAAGACTTTGACTTCAAGCATTACAACAGGACGCTGTTCGCTGGCCTGGAGCCGCACATCCCCAATGCCTACTGCAACTGCATGATCCAG GTGCTGTATTTCCTGGAGCCCATTCGCTGCCTGGTGCAGAATCACCTGTGCCAAAAAGAGTTCTGCCTGGCCTGCGAGCTGGGCTTCCTCTTCCACATGCTGGACCTGTCCCGAGGGGACCCCTGCCAG GCCAGCAACTTCCTCCGAGCGTTCCGGACGATCCCGGAGGCGTCGGCGCTGGGGCTGATCCTGGCGGACTCGGACGAGCAGACGGGGAAGGCCAGGCTAGGCCGGCTGATACAGAGCTGGAACCGCTTCATCCTGACCCAGCTGCATCAGGAGACCCAGGAGCAGGAGGGGCCCCAGGCCTACAGAGGGGTCAGCAACAG TGTGCTGGGCTCATCGGGGGAGTCTGCGATTGGCCGGCTGTTCGGGTGCGAGGTGGAGAACAGCAGCCTGTGCCGCTGCGGGAAGGAGACGGTGCGGTCGTCTCTCAGCCTGCTCTTCACCATGCACTACCCTGAGCAGAGCTCACTGG ACAAGTCCATAAAGGAGTATGACTTTGTGGAGATCCTGAAGAGGAGCATCTGTCTGGAGCAGAGCACTCAGGCCTGGTGTGACAACTGCGAGAAGTACCAGCCCACA GTGCAGACCCGTAATATTCGTTGCCTGCCGGATGTGTTCGTGATAAACTGCGAGGTGAACAGTGTTAAAGAGGTGGAGTTCTGGAAGGCCCAGGCTGAG TACGCTTTCAGCAGGGCCGTCAAAAAGGAGGAGATGGAGCCCCCGAAACCCAGGGAGCCCATTCCCACCGAGTGGTGTGTGGA GGAGGACCTGGGCAGCGCAGAGGGCCTGACCTTCGACACGCGGGCGGAGGACCTGCGGCACGTGTGGATCCCGCTTAGCCTGAAAATGTCAATCAGCAAGAGCCAGGGCCTGGAGATCAGCTGCTGGGGCCAGACCGaagag CTGAGCGCTGCGGAGGAAGCGGAGGGGACTGCGATCTATGACCTGGTGGTGACCGTGTCCCACGTGCTGGATGCTCGCACTGGGGGCAGCCTGGTGGCACACATCAAAGTGGGAGAGACCTACCACCAAAGGAAAGAG GGTGTGACGCATCAGCAGTGGTATCTGTTCAACGACTTCCTGATTGAACCTATTGATAAG GCTGAGTCGGCTCAGTTTGATGTGAGCTGGAAGGTTCCAGCCATCCTGTATTACGCCAAGAGGAACTACCACTCCAAATATGACCTGCGCA TTAAGAATCCGATCGAGGCTAGTGTGCTGCTGGCGGAGGCTTCACTGGCCCGGAAACAGAGGAAGACTCACGCCACCTTCATCCCCCTCATGGTCAGCGAGATGCCTCAGGCAGGGGAACTGGTGGGCCTGGATGCGGAGTTTGTCACACTTAACCAG GAAGAGGCGGAGCTCCGGAGCGACGGCACCAAGTCCACCATCAAGCCCAGCCAGATGTCGGTGGCGCGGATCACGTGCGTGCGCGGCCAGGGCCCCAACGAGGGCGTGCCCTTCATCGACGACTACATCTCCACCCAGGAGCAGGTGGTGGACTACCTGACCCAGTACTCGGGCATCAAGCCCGGGGACCTGGACGCCAAGATCTCCTCCAAGCACCTGACCACGCTCAAGTCCACCTACCTGAAGCTGCGTTTCCTCATCGACACTGGCGTGCGCTTCGTGGGCCATGGGCTGCAGAAGGACTTCCGGGTCATCAACCTGCTG GTGCTGAAGGACCAGGTGATTGACACTGTGTACCTGTTCCACATGCCCCGGAAGAGGATGATCTCATTGCGTTTCCTGGCCTGGTACTTTCTTG ACCTGAAGATCCAGAGCGAGACCCACGACAGCATTGAGGACGCGCGCACGGCCCTTCAGCTCTACAGGAAGTACCTGGAGCTGAGCCGAGGGGGCGGGACCGACGAGGTGCGCAAGGTCCTGAAGGCGCTGTACGAGAAGGGCCGCAAGCTCGACTGGAAGGTTCCGGACTGCGATGGCGGAGAGGGTCAAGGTAGCCCCAAAAGTACGACATTTTTAAAACGGCCTTGTGTCTGA
- the pan2 gene encoding PAN2-PAN3 deadenylation complex catalytic subunit PAN2 isoform X1, which yields MMNYEGLDPGMGDFSPSLHGTMEPGLEPPLDPRLDPGLLQGVELDPEGLAVSVPDSVHLLEGMFSELHSAVAEVGIPVTAAHFDLQEELLWMGNHRGHASSFFGSTMGRYSSFQVHATDDIRNIQSLETGVLFLSKNNLKCLTRGGLIMFDYPMEEGADQHSLLLTDNNTVLMGGLQNYVSEIDLNTVQETQKFTVEVPGVAIMRQSNRFFFCGHTSGKVSLRDLRSFKPEQEFDAFSGSLSDFDVHGNLLAACGFSSRGLNGLACDRFLMVFDLRMMRAVTPLQVHVDPLFLRFIPTYTSRLAIISQTGQCQFCEPTGLANLADVFHVNTVGQLLMSFDVSSSKQALAFGDSGGCVHLWSDAPEVSFNGYSRETDFALPCLVDSLPHLDWSHDLLPLSLIPMPLTSADPLLSDWASALATPSPRRAPPVDPEILRTMKTVGFIGYAPNPRTRPRNQVPYKTKEVELEYDSYNQVPESPIGRDEEPHLYMVPKKYRKVTIKYSKLGLEDFDFKHYNRTLFAGLEPHIPNAYCNCMIQVLYFLEPIRCLVQNHLCQKEFCLACELGFLFHMLDLSRGDPCQASNFLRAFRTIPEASALGLILADSDEQTGKARLGRLIQSWNRFILTQLHQETQEQEGPQAYRGVSNSVLGSSGESAIGRLFGCEVENSSLCRCGKETVRSSLSLLFTMHYPEQSSLDKSIKEYDFVEILKRSICLEQSTQAWCDNCEKYQPTVQTRNIRCLPDVFVINCEVNSVKEVEFWKAQAEYAFSRAVKKEEMEPPKPREPIPTEWCVEEDLGSAEGLTFDTRAEDLRHVWIPLSLKMSISKSQGLEISCWGQTEELSAAEEAEGTAIYDLVVTVSHVLDARTGGSLVAHIKVGETYHQRKEGVTHQQWYLFNDFLIEPIDKAESAQFDVSWKVPAILYYAKRNYHSKYDLRIKNPIEASVLLAEASLARKQRKTHATFIPLMVSEMPQAGELVGLDAEFVTLNQEEAELRSDGTKSTIKPSQMSVARITCVRGQGPNEGVPFIDDYISTQEQVVDYLTQYSGIKPGDLDAKISSKHLTTLKSTYLKLRFLIDTGVRFVGHGLQKDFRVINLLVLKDQVIDTVYLFHMPRKRMISLRFLAWYFLDLKIQSETHDSIEDARTALQLYRKYLELSRGGGTDEVRKVLKALYEKGRKLDWKVPDCDGGEGQGSPKSAAVFPSVMGL from the exons ATGATGAACTATGAGGGGCTGGACCCAGGGATGGGCGACTTCTCACCCTCCCTTCACGGCACAATGGAGCCCGGACTGGAGCCTCCTCTGGACCCGCGGCTCGACCCAGGGCTGCTGCAGGGAGTCGAGCTCGACCCCGAGGGGTTGGCTGTGTCCGTGCCCGATTCTGTGCACCTGTTGGAGGGCATGTTCTCCGAGCTGCACAGCGCTGTCGCCGAGGTGGGCATACCAGTCACCGCAGCTCACTTCGACCTGCAGGAAGAGCTGCTATGGATGGGGAACCACCGG GGCCACGCGAGCTCCTTCTTCGGCTCCACTATGGGCCGCTACTCCTCCTTTCAGGTCCACGCTACGGATGACATCCGGAACATACAGAGCCTGGAGACGGGCGTCCTCTTCCTGTCCAAGAACAACCTCAAGTGCCTGACTCGTGGCGGCCTAATTATGTTCGACTACCC GATGGAGGAGGGAGCAGACCAGCACAGTCTGCTGTTGACTGACAACAACACAGTGCTAATGGGTGGGCTGCAGAACTACGTCTCTGAGATCGACCTCAATACCGTGCAGGAGACACAGAAG TTCACAGTGGAGGTCCCTGGAGTGGCAATCATGCGCCAGTCCAACcgtttcttcttctgtggtcaCACGTCTGGGaag GTGTCACTGCGTGACCTGCGGAGCTTCAAGCCGGAGCAGGAGTTCGATGCCTTTTCGGGAAGCCTGTCGGACTTCGACGTGCACGGGAACCTGCTGGCGGCGTGCGGGTTCTCCAGCCGCGGGCTGAACGGGCTGGCCTGCGACCGCTTCCTCATGGTGTTCGACCTGCGCATGATGCGGGCCGTCACCCCGCTGCAGGTGCACGTGGACCCCCTCTTCCTGCGCTTCATCCCCACCTACACGTCCCGCCTGGCCATCATCTCGCAGACAG GGCAGTGCCAGTTCTGTGAGCCCACGGGCCTGGCCAACCTGGCCGACGTCTTCCACGTGAACACGGTGGGCCAGCTGCTGATGAGCTTCGACGTGTCGTCCAGCAAGCAGGCGCTGGCGTTCGGCGACTCCGGCGGCTGCGTGCACCTGTGGTCGGACGCGCCCGAGGTCTCCTTCAACGGCTACTCGCGCGAGACGGACTTTGCCCTGCCCTGCCTGGTGGACTCCCTGCCCCACCTGGACTGGAGCCACGACctgctgcccctctccctcatcCCCATGCCCCTGACCAGCGCCGATCCCCTGCTGTCCGACTGGGCCAGCGCCCTGGCCACGCCCAGCCCCAG GAGAGCGCCCCCTGTGGACCCGGAGATCCTGCGCACCATGAAGACAGTGGGGTTCATTGGGTACGCCCCCAACCCCCGTACCCGGCCCCGAAACCAG GTCCCTTACAAGACCAAAGAGGTGGAGCTGGAGTACGACAGTTACAACCAGGTTCCGGAGTCTCCCATCGGCCGAGACGAGGAGCCACATCTCTATATGGTGCCCAAGAAGTACAGGAAG GTCACCATCAAGTACTCCAAACTGGGCTTGGAAGACTTTGACTTCAAGCATTACAACAGGACGCTGTTCGCTGGCCTGGAGCCGCACATCCCCAATGCCTACTGCAACTGCATGATCCAG GTGCTGTATTTCCTGGAGCCCATTCGCTGCCTGGTGCAGAATCACCTGTGCCAAAAAGAGTTCTGCCTGGCCTGCGAGCTGGGCTTCCTCTTCCACATGCTGGACCTGTCCCGAGGGGACCCCTGCCAG GCCAGCAACTTCCTCCGAGCGTTCCGGACGATCCCGGAGGCGTCGGCGCTGGGGCTGATCCTGGCGGACTCGGACGAGCAGACGGGGAAGGCCAGGCTAGGCCGGCTGATACAGAGCTGGAACCGCTTCATCCTGACCCAGCTGCATCAGGAGACCCAGGAGCAGGAGGGGCCCCAGGCCTACAGAGGGGTCAGCAACAG TGTGCTGGGCTCATCGGGGGAGTCTGCGATTGGCCGGCTGTTCGGGTGCGAGGTGGAGAACAGCAGCCTGTGCCGCTGCGGGAAGGAGACGGTGCGGTCGTCTCTCAGCCTGCTCTTCACCATGCACTACCCTGAGCAGAGCTCACTGG ACAAGTCCATAAAGGAGTATGACTTTGTGGAGATCCTGAAGAGGAGCATCTGTCTGGAGCAGAGCACTCAGGCCTGGTGTGACAACTGCGAGAAGTACCAGCCCACA GTGCAGACCCGTAATATTCGTTGCCTGCCGGATGTGTTCGTGATAAACTGCGAGGTGAACAGTGTTAAAGAGGTGGAGTTCTGGAAGGCCCAGGCTGAG TACGCTTTCAGCAGGGCCGTCAAAAAGGAGGAGATGGAGCCCCCGAAACCCAGGGAGCCCATTCCCACCGAGTGGTGTGTGGA GGAGGACCTGGGCAGCGCAGAGGGCCTGACCTTCGACACGCGGGCGGAGGACCTGCGGCACGTGTGGATCCCGCTTAGCCTGAAAATGTCAATCAGCAAGAGCCAGGGCCTGGAGATCAGCTGCTGGGGCCAGACCGaagag CTGAGCGCTGCGGAGGAAGCGGAGGGGACTGCGATCTATGACCTGGTGGTGACCGTGTCCCACGTGCTGGATGCTCGCACTGGGGGCAGCCTGGTGGCACACATCAAAGTGGGAGAGACCTACCACCAAAGGAAAGAG GGTGTGACGCATCAGCAGTGGTATCTGTTCAACGACTTCCTGATTGAACCTATTGATAAG GCTGAGTCGGCTCAGTTTGATGTGAGCTGGAAGGTTCCAGCCATCCTGTATTACGCCAAGAGGAACTACCACTCCAAATATGACCTGCGCA TTAAGAATCCGATCGAGGCTAGTGTGCTGCTGGCGGAGGCTTCACTGGCCCGGAAACAGAGGAAGACTCACGCCACCTTCATCCCCCTCATGGTCAGCGAGATGCCTCAGGCAGGGGAACTGGTGGGCCTGGATGCGGAGTTTGTCACACTTAACCAG GAAGAGGCGGAGCTCCGGAGCGACGGCACCAAGTCCACCATCAAGCCCAGCCAGATGTCGGTGGCGCGGATCACGTGCGTGCGCGGCCAGGGCCCCAACGAGGGCGTGCCCTTCATCGACGACTACATCTCCACCCAGGAGCAGGTGGTGGACTACCTGACCCAGTACTCGGGCATCAAGCCCGGGGACCTGGACGCCAAGATCTCCTCCAAGCACCTGACCACGCTCAAGTCCACCTACCTGAAGCTGCGTTTCCTCATCGACACTGGCGTGCGCTTCGTGGGCCATGGGCTGCAGAAGGACTTCCGGGTCATCAACCTGCTG GTGCTGAAGGACCAGGTGATTGACACTGTGTACCTGTTCCACATGCCCCGGAAGAGGATGATCTCATTGCGTTTCCTGGCCTGGTACTTTCTTG ACCTGAAGATCCAGAGCGAGACCCACGACAGCATTGAGGACGCGCGCACGGCCCTTCAGCTCTACAGGAAGTACCTGGAGCTGAGCCGAGGGGGCGGGACCGACGAGGTGCGCAAGGTCCTGAAGGCGCTGTACGAGAAGGGCCGCAAGCTCGACTGGAAGGTTCCGGACTGCGATGGCGGAGAGGGTCAAGGTAGCCCCAAAA gtGCTGCTGTGTTTCCTTCTGTCATGGGTCTGTGA
- the pan2 gene encoding PAN2-PAN3 deadenylation complex catalytic subunit PAN2 isoform X3: MMNYEGLDPGMGDFSPSLHGTMEPGLEPPLDPRLDPGLLQGVELDPEGLAVSVPDSVHLLEGMFSELHSAVAEVGIPVTAAHFDLQEELLWMGNHRGHASSFFGSTMGRYSSFQVHATDDIRNIQSLETGVLFLSKNNLKCLTRGGLIMFDYPMEEGADQHSLLLTDNNTVLMGGLQNYVSEIDLNTVQETQKFTVEVPGVAIMRQSNRFFFCGHTSGKVSLRDLRSFKPEQEFDAFSGSLSDFDVHGNLLAACGFSSRGLNGLACDRFLMVFDLRMMRAVTPLQVHVDPLFLRFIPTYTSRLAIISQTGQCQFCEPTGLANLADVFHVNTVGQLLMSFDVSSSKQALAFGDSGGCVHLWSDAPEVSFNGYSRETDFALPCLVDSLPHLDWSHDLLPLSLIPMPLTSADPLLSDWASALATPSPRRAPPVDPEILRTMKTVGFIGYAPNPRTRPRNQVPYKTKEVELEYDSYNQVPESPIGRDEEPHLYMVPKKYRKVTIKYSKLGLEDFDFKHYNRTLFAGLEPHIPNAYCNCMIQVLYFLEPIRCLVQNHLCQKEFCLACELGFLFHMLDLSRGDPCQASNFLRAFRTIPEASALGLILADSDEQTGKARLGRLIQSWNRFILTQLHQETQEQEGPQAYRGVSNSVLGSSGESAIGRLFGCEVENSSLCRCGKETVRSSLSLLFTMHYPEQSSLDKSIKEYDFVEILKRSICLEQSTQAWCDNCEKYQPTVQTRNIRCLPDVFVINCEVNSVKEVEFWKAQAEYAFSRAVKKEEMEPPKPREPIPTEWCVEEDLGSAEGLTFDTRAEDLRHVWIPLSLKMSISKSQGLEISCWGQTEELSAAEEAEGTAIYDLVVTVSHVLDARTGGSLVAHIKVGETYHQRKEGVTHQQWYLFNDFLIEPIDKAESAQFDVSWKVPAILYYAKRNYHSKYDLRIKNPIEASVLLAEASLARKQRKTHATFIPLMVSEMPQAGELVGLDAEFVTLNQEEAELRSDGTKSTIKPSQMSVARITCVRGQGPNEGVPFIDDYISTQEQVVDYLTQYSGIKPGDLDAKISSKHLTTLKSTYLKLRFLIDTGVRFVGHGLQKDFRVINLLVLKDQVIDTVYLFHMPRKRMISLRFLAWYFLDLKIQSETHDSIEDARTALQLYRKYLELSRGGGTDEVRKVLKALYEKGRKLDWKVPDCDGGEGQGAAVFPSVMGL; the protein is encoded by the exons ATGATGAACTATGAGGGGCTGGACCCAGGGATGGGCGACTTCTCACCCTCCCTTCACGGCACAATGGAGCCCGGACTGGAGCCTCCTCTGGACCCGCGGCTCGACCCAGGGCTGCTGCAGGGAGTCGAGCTCGACCCCGAGGGGTTGGCTGTGTCCGTGCCCGATTCTGTGCACCTGTTGGAGGGCATGTTCTCCGAGCTGCACAGCGCTGTCGCCGAGGTGGGCATACCAGTCACCGCAGCTCACTTCGACCTGCAGGAAGAGCTGCTATGGATGGGGAACCACCGG GGCCACGCGAGCTCCTTCTTCGGCTCCACTATGGGCCGCTACTCCTCCTTTCAGGTCCACGCTACGGATGACATCCGGAACATACAGAGCCTGGAGACGGGCGTCCTCTTCCTGTCCAAGAACAACCTCAAGTGCCTGACTCGTGGCGGCCTAATTATGTTCGACTACCC GATGGAGGAGGGAGCAGACCAGCACAGTCTGCTGTTGACTGACAACAACACAGTGCTAATGGGTGGGCTGCAGAACTACGTCTCTGAGATCGACCTCAATACCGTGCAGGAGACACAGAAG TTCACAGTGGAGGTCCCTGGAGTGGCAATCATGCGCCAGTCCAACcgtttcttcttctgtggtcaCACGTCTGGGaag GTGTCACTGCGTGACCTGCGGAGCTTCAAGCCGGAGCAGGAGTTCGATGCCTTTTCGGGAAGCCTGTCGGACTTCGACGTGCACGGGAACCTGCTGGCGGCGTGCGGGTTCTCCAGCCGCGGGCTGAACGGGCTGGCCTGCGACCGCTTCCTCATGGTGTTCGACCTGCGCATGATGCGGGCCGTCACCCCGCTGCAGGTGCACGTGGACCCCCTCTTCCTGCGCTTCATCCCCACCTACACGTCCCGCCTGGCCATCATCTCGCAGACAG GGCAGTGCCAGTTCTGTGAGCCCACGGGCCTGGCCAACCTGGCCGACGTCTTCCACGTGAACACGGTGGGCCAGCTGCTGATGAGCTTCGACGTGTCGTCCAGCAAGCAGGCGCTGGCGTTCGGCGACTCCGGCGGCTGCGTGCACCTGTGGTCGGACGCGCCCGAGGTCTCCTTCAACGGCTACTCGCGCGAGACGGACTTTGCCCTGCCCTGCCTGGTGGACTCCCTGCCCCACCTGGACTGGAGCCACGACctgctgcccctctccctcatcCCCATGCCCCTGACCAGCGCCGATCCCCTGCTGTCCGACTGGGCCAGCGCCCTGGCCACGCCCAGCCCCAG GAGAGCGCCCCCTGTGGACCCGGAGATCCTGCGCACCATGAAGACAGTGGGGTTCATTGGGTACGCCCCCAACCCCCGTACCCGGCCCCGAAACCAG GTCCCTTACAAGACCAAAGAGGTGGAGCTGGAGTACGACAGTTACAACCAGGTTCCGGAGTCTCCCATCGGCCGAGACGAGGAGCCACATCTCTATATGGTGCCCAAGAAGTACAGGAAG GTCACCATCAAGTACTCCAAACTGGGCTTGGAAGACTTTGACTTCAAGCATTACAACAGGACGCTGTTCGCTGGCCTGGAGCCGCACATCCCCAATGCCTACTGCAACTGCATGATCCAG GTGCTGTATTTCCTGGAGCCCATTCGCTGCCTGGTGCAGAATCACCTGTGCCAAAAAGAGTTCTGCCTGGCCTGCGAGCTGGGCTTCCTCTTCCACATGCTGGACCTGTCCCGAGGGGACCCCTGCCAG GCCAGCAACTTCCTCCGAGCGTTCCGGACGATCCCGGAGGCGTCGGCGCTGGGGCTGATCCTGGCGGACTCGGACGAGCAGACGGGGAAGGCCAGGCTAGGCCGGCTGATACAGAGCTGGAACCGCTTCATCCTGACCCAGCTGCATCAGGAGACCCAGGAGCAGGAGGGGCCCCAGGCCTACAGAGGGGTCAGCAACAG TGTGCTGGGCTCATCGGGGGAGTCTGCGATTGGCCGGCTGTTCGGGTGCGAGGTGGAGAACAGCAGCCTGTGCCGCTGCGGGAAGGAGACGGTGCGGTCGTCTCTCAGCCTGCTCTTCACCATGCACTACCCTGAGCAGAGCTCACTGG ACAAGTCCATAAAGGAGTATGACTTTGTGGAGATCCTGAAGAGGAGCATCTGTCTGGAGCAGAGCACTCAGGCCTGGTGTGACAACTGCGAGAAGTACCAGCCCACA GTGCAGACCCGTAATATTCGTTGCCTGCCGGATGTGTTCGTGATAAACTGCGAGGTGAACAGTGTTAAAGAGGTGGAGTTCTGGAAGGCCCAGGCTGAG TACGCTTTCAGCAGGGCCGTCAAAAAGGAGGAGATGGAGCCCCCGAAACCCAGGGAGCCCATTCCCACCGAGTGGTGTGTGGA GGAGGACCTGGGCAGCGCAGAGGGCCTGACCTTCGACACGCGGGCGGAGGACCTGCGGCACGTGTGGATCCCGCTTAGCCTGAAAATGTCAATCAGCAAGAGCCAGGGCCTGGAGATCAGCTGCTGGGGCCAGACCGaagag CTGAGCGCTGCGGAGGAAGCGGAGGGGACTGCGATCTATGACCTGGTGGTGACCGTGTCCCACGTGCTGGATGCTCGCACTGGGGGCAGCCTGGTGGCACACATCAAAGTGGGAGAGACCTACCACCAAAGGAAAGAG GGTGTGACGCATCAGCAGTGGTATCTGTTCAACGACTTCCTGATTGAACCTATTGATAAG GCTGAGTCGGCTCAGTTTGATGTGAGCTGGAAGGTTCCAGCCATCCTGTATTACGCCAAGAGGAACTACCACTCCAAATATGACCTGCGCA TTAAGAATCCGATCGAGGCTAGTGTGCTGCTGGCGGAGGCTTCACTGGCCCGGAAACAGAGGAAGACTCACGCCACCTTCATCCCCCTCATGGTCAGCGAGATGCCTCAGGCAGGGGAACTGGTGGGCCTGGATGCGGAGTTTGTCACACTTAACCAG GAAGAGGCGGAGCTCCGGAGCGACGGCACCAAGTCCACCATCAAGCCCAGCCAGATGTCGGTGGCGCGGATCACGTGCGTGCGCGGCCAGGGCCCCAACGAGGGCGTGCCCTTCATCGACGACTACATCTCCACCCAGGAGCAGGTGGTGGACTACCTGACCCAGTACTCGGGCATCAAGCCCGGGGACCTGGACGCCAAGATCTCCTCCAAGCACCTGACCACGCTCAAGTCCACCTACCTGAAGCTGCGTTTCCTCATCGACACTGGCGTGCGCTTCGTGGGCCATGGGCTGCAGAAGGACTTCCGGGTCATCAACCTGCTG GTGCTGAAGGACCAGGTGATTGACACTGTGTACCTGTTCCACATGCCCCGGAAGAGGATGATCTCATTGCGTTTCCTGGCCTGGTACTTTCTTG ACCTGAAGATCCAGAGCGAGACCCACGACAGCATTGAGGACGCGCGCACGGCCCTTCAGCTCTACAGGAAGTACCTGGAGCTGAGCCGAGGGGGCGGGACCGACGAGGTGCGCAAGGTCCTGAAGGCGCTGTACGAGAAGGGCCGCAAGCTCGACTGGAAGGTTCCGGACTGCGATGGCGGAGAGGGTCAAG gtGCTGCTGTGTTTCCTTCTGTCATGGGTCTGTGA